AAGCAGCACCAGTCGAGCGCGCCTGGCCTCGTCCGCGCGTCCGGCTCGACGTGCCGTTCGTTGCTCCAGTTCCATCCGTTCCGCATCCGACAGCGTGATAGTGCTCATGAACACGAGTATACTATCGTTTTAGTTGTTACAGTTCACTAGAGAGAGTTAAGCGCGAACGTAGAAGGAGCGGCTTAACCCGCACCCGGGCCGGCTCCGGGAGAGAGCGGCCCGAGCGCTGGCGCATGAGGCGAGGCGGCACTATACGTGCCGCCTCGCCTCGGCGTCATGTGGCGGTGGAGTGTGTGCCGAAGAGCGAAGTTTCCATCAACTTAGCGATCTGGCGGCCGGCAAGCGTCAACGTCAGCGGCGAACGTGATTCCATCAGCCATGCCTTGTATGGCGTGGGTGTGTCCTCTTCCGGACCGTGATGCACTATTCCCTGCGGAACCCAGGTGATCAGACCGGGCTCGTCTAGCGCGCCGTAGCTGTGCGGACCTTTGGCGTAGACAATGATTTCGTCGTAGTCGGCGTTGTGATGAATTGGGGGTCGGTCGCTGCGGCGCGTGCCGATGTAGAAGAAAAGCGTGTTCGACGTGGGATCGTTGATGATGCGCGGAGGCATGATTCCGCCGGTCTCAATGCCCCAGGCCTGCATCTTGTCGATACTGAAGCGTCGGATCTGCGGCGGGCCTACGGTTGCAATGCAGCGTAGTGGATCGCGTTCGTAGAAATACGAAGTCATGTTTTCGCCGTGGCGGATAACGACCTCGTATTCGCCCGGCGGTCCGACTGGATCGGAATAGGGCTGCGGCACATGCACATCGATGTCGGTGTTAAGCACGCCGGGGAAACCTTCGGGCTCGAGCTTCAACGTGCTACGCGTCGCTATAAGAATAATGGATAACGGCGATTGCACCTGAGCGACGCGATAACTCAACGCGCGCGGGATCATCACGAAATCGCCTTCGGTGATCGCGAGCACGCCGAGGTCGGTGTCGAGGCTCCCGCTGCCGCGCAAGACGTATAGAACCTCATCGCAGAGTACATTGCGCAGCGCAAATGCGGCCGGCGTACTGGCGTTGAATATCTCAACCGATACGCCTTGACCGACCAGCAGAGCTTGCGGCAGTTCGCGCCCGTCGGCCTTGGCGCTAGACACGCGTGAAGTATTGAGCAGATAGGGCGCGTAAGTTCCGACGACACGCTGGTAATCCGGGCCGTAGTTCGCCTTTACGATTGTGGCGAAAGGGCCGAGGAAACCGTTGCGAGAATACAGGTCGATGTTGGGAGTAGGAGGGTCGATGTTTGGAGCAAGAGGGCCGTCGGTCATATGTGCTCCTCGAAGCGCGATAATTGTGGAAATAGCTAAGCATAAAGAGTACACCCAACCACAGGCGCGAGCCAGTTCCGCAGCCGCGTGAATGCGTCCGACAGATTTATGAAATGTAAGCACAACTACTGTTCTGCCCGCGCGGCCGCGATCGTTACGCCATGACCCGGCTGCTGTTCGTCGTCTTCCTGCCGTTCGCTGTCTCGTACTTCCTTTCCTTTCTGTTCAGATCGGTCAACGCGGTAATCGCCTCCGAGCTTTCGCTCGTCGCGGGCCTCAGCGCCGGCGCGCTCGGCATGC
The window above is part of the Planctomycetia bacterium genome. Proteins encoded here:
- a CDS encoding homogentisate 1,2-dioxygenase, with the protein product MTDGPLAPNIDPPTPNIDLYSRNGFLGPFATIVKANYGPDYQRVVGTYAPYLLNTSRVSSAKADGRELPQALLVGQGVSVEIFNASTPAAFALRNVLCDEVLYVLRGSGSLDTDLGVLAITEGDFVMIPRALSYRVAQVQSPLSIILIATRSTLKLEPEGFPGVLNTDIDVHVPQPYSDPVGPPGEYEVVIRHGENMTSYFYERDPLRCIATVGPPQIRRFSIDKMQAWGIETGGIMPPRIINDPTSNTLFFYIGTRRSDRPPIHHNADYDEIIVYAKGPHSYGALDEPGLITWVPQGIVHHGPEEDTPTPYKAWLMESRSPLTLTLAGRQIAKLMETSLFGTHSTAT